A section of the Hirschia baltica ATCC 49814 genome encodes:
- the gtdA gene encoding gentisate 1,2-dioxygenase yields MSLSKLTAENQSRMQQLYQRMGQEHLLPLWELLAGLVTPEPQSPARVYKWSFDSMRHYLLEAGGLITAEQAERRVLILENPDMPGSSAIVPSLYAGLQLVLPGEIAPSHRHSQSALRFVLEGEGAFTALNGEKAVMSQFDLVLTPSWQWHDHGNETEQHMIWLDGLDIPAVRSFDAAFAERLDEKAHKETQPPGDTLKRYGKNMRPFSGSAADTRPVHQPLFHYPYQDWMQSLRGVAEGSEIDPHLGHALEFINPATGGSVMPIISAHVRLLPAGFETKTRQSSDGSVATVVSGHGEARIGDKILKIGPRDIFTIPSWKELQLRADSELVLFIYSDKGAQEKLGLYREKCS; encoded by the coding sequence ATGTCTCTTTCCAAACTGACGGCAGAAAATCAGTCCCGCATGCAGCAATTGTATCAAAGGATGGGACAAGAACATCTTTTGCCTTTATGGGAGCTGCTCGCAGGCCTCGTTACTCCTGAACCACAATCGCCTGCACGCGTGTATAAATGGTCCTTTGATTCAATGCGGCATTATCTGCTTGAAGCTGGGGGGCTCATAACGGCTGAGCAAGCAGAGCGGCGCGTCCTCATTCTTGAAAACCCAGATATGCCTGGAAGTTCTGCGATAGTGCCGAGCCTTTATGCTGGTTTGCAGCTTGTGCTTCCGGGGGAAATTGCACCTAGTCACCGGCATTCACAAAGTGCATTGCGATTTGTACTTGAAGGTGAGGGCGCATTTACTGCTTTAAACGGTGAAAAAGCAGTGATGAGTCAGTTTGATTTGGTGTTGACGCCTTCTTGGCAATGGCATGACCATGGAAATGAAACTGAACAACATATGATCTGGCTGGATGGTTTGGATATTCCCGCTGTTCGATCATTTGATGCCGCATTTGCTGAGCGGTTGGATGAAAAAGCACACAAGGAAACGCAACCTCCTGGAGATACGCTAAAACGTTACGGGAAAAATATGCGTCCATTCAGTGGAAGTGCCGCAGATACAAGGCCGGTACATCAACCTCTTTTCCATTATCCGTATCAAGACTGGATGCAATCCCTACGTGGTGTTGCTGAAGGAAGTGAGATTGATCCACATCTCGGGCATGCTCTGGAGTTCATAAATCCAGCAACCGGTGGATCTGTTATGCCGATTATATCTGCGCACGTACGGTTGTTGCCGGCTGGCTTTGAAACCAAAACTCGTCAATCTTCTGATGGTAGTGTCGCGACAGTTGTTAGTGGGCATGGTGAAGCTCGAATTGGCGATAAAATCCTCAAGATCGGGCCAAGAGATATTTTTACAATTCCGTCGTGGAAAGAGCTGCAGCTACGCGCTGATTCAGAGCTCGTCCTATTTATTTATTCTGACAAAGGGGCTCAAGAAAAGTTGGGCCTGTATAGGGAGAAGTGTTCATGA
- the maiA gene encoding maleylacetoacetate isomerase: MTSQYTLHGFFRSGASYRVRIALNLKGVSYEQFGYKLRKNEQNSEAFLKLNPQGFVPALESNDTVLTQSLAICEYLDEIIPTPKLLPDNAIERARVRAFSQVIACDIHPIQNLKILQRLSALGLDEDQVNAWAATTINEGLDACEALIKRQSGPFCFGEDVTLADVCLIPQLVNARRFGASMKWERLMEIEAKCLTLDAFKRAMPENQPDAV; the protein is encoded by the coding sequence TTGACTAGTCAGTATACTCTTCACGGTTTTTTTCGTTCTGGAGCATCCTATCGGGTTCGTATTGCATTGAATCTGAAGGGTGTTTCCTATGAGCAATTCGGATATAAACTCCGTAAAAATGAACAAAATAGTGAGGCTTTTCTGAAGCTAAACCCACAAGGTTTTGTTCCGGCATTAGAGAGCAATGATACGGTTTTGACGCAAAGTCTCGCAATCTGCGAATATTTGGATGAGATTATTCCAACGCCCAAGCTTTTGCCTGATAATGCAATTGAGCGCGCTAGAGTTCGGGCGTTTTCGCAGGTTATTGCATGCGATATACATCCTATTCAAAATCTGAAAATTCTTCAAAGATTGTCAGCTCTTGGGCTGGATGAAGATCAAGTCAATGCCTGGGCTGCGACGACGATAAATGAGGGATTAGATGCGTGTGAAGCCTTAATCAAAAGGCAATCAGGACCATTTTGTTTTGGTGAGGATGTGACTTTGGCGGATGTTTGCCTTATTCCTCAGCTTGTAAACGCCCGTCGTTTCGGTGCCTCTATGAAGTGGGAGCGTCTTATGGAAATCGAAGCGAAATGTCTCACTTTGGATGCGTTTAAAAGGGCGATGCCAGAAAACCAGCCAGATGCTGTTTAA
- a CDS encoding IclR family transcriptional regulator, protein MSKESNNNQDKRRGIQSVETGVRVLEALASIGEPATLKRVAEQCGMAPSQTHRYLVSLIESGMAHQNEATGRYDLGAGAIKIGLAALGQADPIREADSEISQFVARTGRTVQIAALGPQGPTVIRWHMGRPAVMTSFSVGSVLPLLYSATGHVFLTFAPEQELIGVLYHELADAQMDHSQVEAIRERVRKDGCSLVHGTMIPGLRATAFPIFDLQGRAVLTATSLQPDSSVYKKDEEGEELRAACKRVSERLGWVN, encoded by the coding sequence ATGTCAAAAGAATCAAATAATAATCAAGATAAACGGCGTGGTATTCAATCCGTTGAAACCGGTGTCCGAGTCCTTGAAGCTTTAGCTAGCATAGGCGAGCCAGCAACGCTTAAGCGCGTTGCTGAACAATGCGGAATGGCCCCCTCACAGACCCATCGCTATCTCGTCAGTCTGATTGAGTCAGGAATGGCACATCAGAATGAAGCGACTGGCCGATATGATCTGGGGGCAGGTGCCATTAAAATCGGTTTGGCGGCTTTAGGGCAGGCCGACCCAATTCGTGAGGCAGACTCAGAAATAAGCCAATTTGTCGCTCGAACAGGAAGAACAGTTCAAATAGCAGCTCTTGGGCCACAAGGACCAACTGTTATTCGCTGGCATATGGGCCGGCCGGCTGTAATGACATCTTTTTCTGTCGGCAGTGTTTTGCCTTTGCTGTATTCGGCAACTGGGCATGTGTTTTTGACATTTGCGCCGGAGCAAGAGCTGATTGGTGTTTTATATCATGAATTGGCAGATGCTCAGATGGATCATTCCCAAGTTGAAGCAATACGTGAACGTGTTCGTAAAGATGGGTGCTCTTTAGTGCATGGAACAATGATACCGGGCTTAAGGGCGACGGCATTTCCAATATTTGACCTTCAGGGTCGCGCTGTTTTGACTGCAACGTCCCTCCAGCCAGATTCGTCCGTCTATAAGAAGGATGAAGAAGGCGAAGAATTGCGCGCAGCATGTAAAAGAGTGAGTGAGAGATTGGGATGGGTGAATTGA
- a CDS encoding spinster family MFS transporter encodes MSQVSEKTSDEVKSHDSDWPKPAVAWTVAILLTFANSLAFVDRQILAMLVEPIKEAFQVSDTLISILYGLTFSLFYVAVGIPIARLADSTNRRNIVVAAISLWSVMTCFCGLAQNYIMLLLARIGVGAGEGGFTPAAQSLLADMFPKDRLPTALGLFSTGIYLGGGAALIIGGSIITHLNEVGPITVPILGTLDPWQVPFLIVGAPGMLLAAIFMFVKEPKRRGLTKKAETSMSFQEMKAYAGLNWKSYAGIILGLAFLILVGQSGSAWIPAFFQRKFDWDAGQIGAAYGPVVVFCGASGALLGGFVASYLKKMGHVRANLIAPLFAFGALIPVTILYPLMSTPTLALILIGVMNFCAGFPFGGCFAALQEITPNRMRAQVVAIFMLGVNLLGAGLGPTIVALITDIGFGDSAALPYSLAITNLVFSPLAFILLILGFQNHVKAIETVKQHTSS; translated from the coding sequence ATGAGCCAGGTGTCTGAAAAGACTAGTGACGAAGTAAAGAGCCATGACTCAGATTGGCCAAAGCCAGCCGTGGCATGGACTGTTGCAATTCTATTAACGTTTGCTAACTCTCTGGCATTCGTTGATCGCCAAATATTAGCTATGCTTGTTGAGCCGATTAAAGAGGCTTTTCAGGTAAGTGATACTTTGATTAGCATCCTATACGGCCTAACGTTTTCTCTTTTTTATGTTGCTGTTGGTATTCCAATAGCGCGATTGGCAGATTCAACGAACCGTCGGAATATCGTTGTTGCAGCGATATCTCTATGGAGTGTTATGACTTGTTTTTGTGGGTTGGCACAAAATTATATCATGCTGCTTTTAGCGCGTATTGGTGTGGGGGCAGGTGAGGGTGGATTTACTCCGGCAGCCCAGTCTTTATTGGCAGACATGTTTCCAAAAGATCGGTTGCCGACTGCTTTAGGTTTGTTTTCAACTGGAATTTATCTAGGTGGTGGAGCTGCTTTGATTATTGGTGGGTCAATCATCACGCACCTAAATGAAGTTGGGCCTATTACTGTTCCGATTTTGGGAACGTTAGATCCGTGGCAGGTGCCCTTCCTTATTGTGGGAGCACCGGGAATGTTGCTAGCTGCGATTTTTATGTTTGTTAAAGAACCTAAGCGGCGTGGTTTAACGAAAAAAGCAGAAACTTCCATGAGTTTTCAAGAGATGAAAGCTTATGCTGGTCTTAATTGGAAGAGTTATGCTGGTATTATTCTGGGCTTGGCATTTCTTATACTTGTTGGTCAATCTGGGTCTGCTTGGATACCGGCTTTCTTTCAACGTAAATTCGATTGGGATGCGGGACAGATAGGTGCAGCTTATGGCCCAGTTGTGGTTTTCTGTGGTGCGAGTGGTGCTTTACTGGGTGGTTTCGTTGCAAGTTATCTAAAGAAAATGGGTCATGTCCGTGCAAACCTTATCGCCCCTCTGTTTGCTTTTGGTGCATTGATTCCGGTAACGATACTTTACCCACTTATGAGCACGCCGACCTTAGCGCTTATCCTAATTGGAGTGATGAACTTCTGTGCTGGGTTTCCATTTGGCGGTTGTTTTGCCGCGCTTCAAGAAATTACACCCAATCGCATGAGGGCCCAGGTGGTTGCTATCTTCATGCTGGGAGTAAACTTACTTGGAGCAGGGCTTGGGCCAACAATTGTGGCTTTGATAACTGATATTGGTTTTGGTGATTCAGCTGCGCTGCCATACTCATTGGCGATTACAAATTTGGTGTTTTCACCCTTAGCTTTTATTTTGCTTATCCTTGGATTTCAAAATCATGTGAAAGCTATCGAAACGGTTAAACAACACACTAGCTCTTGA
- a CDS encoding fumarylacetoacetate hydrolase family protein, translated as MSNVFEPKKTTLTETTSGETYPVSRIFCIGRNYAAHAREMGRDPDRELPFFFTKWAETIVPSGATIMYPPCTENFHYEAELVIAVGKAGRNIPVDSARDYIYGYATGLDMTRRDLQLEAREKGRPWDTGKNVEESSPIGLLHKASDVHDMSKGSIKLTVNGEVKQDGDLAELIWDVEEVVAYISKFYRLEPGDLIYTGTPAGVGPVVTGDEISVTIDGLTACTVKVGETPVD; from the coding sequence ATGAGCAATGTGTTTGAACCTAAAAAAACAACTCTAACGGAAACGACTAGTGGAGAAACCTATCCGGTAAGTCGTATTTTCTGTATTGGTAGAAATTATGCTGCTCATGCGCGGGAAATGGGCCGTGACCCAGACCGTGAACTTCCATTTTTCTTTACTAAATGGGCTGAAACAATTGTGCCATCTGGTGCAACAATTATGTACCCGCCTTGCACTGAAAATTTTCACTATGAAGCAGAACTAGTTATAGCTGTTGGAAAAGCGGGACGTAACATTCCTGTCGACTCTGCGCGTGATTATATTTATGGTTATGCGACAGGTTTGGATATGACGCGTCGTGATCTGCAATTAGAAGCCAGAGAAAAAGGTCGTCCTTGGGATACTGGTAAAAATGTAGAAGAGTCTTCTCCAATTGGTTTATTACACAAAGCTTCAGATGTGCACGACATGAGCAAAGGCTCAATCAAGCTGACTGTAAATGGTGAAGTGAAGCAAGATGGTGATTTGGCCGAGTTGATTTGGGATGTAGAAGAGGTCGTAGCCTACATTTCTAAATTCTACCGTCTTGAGCCAGGTGATTTGATCTATACTGGAACGCCTGCAGGTGTCGGACCGGTTGTCACTGGTGATGAAATCTCGGTGACAATTGACGGACTTACAGCCTGTACTGTCAAAGTTGGAGAAACTCCCGTTGACTAG